The following DNA comes from Syntrophobacterales bacterium.
GAGACGAGCGCCCGGGCAATAGCGAGCTGCTGCTGTTCGCCGCCCGAGAGCGTTGAGGCCGGCTGACGGCTGCGTTCCTTGAGAATCGGGAATAGTTCGTGCACCCAGCCGATTCTGTCTTTGACCTCGATTTTTCGGTGCAGGCCGTAAAGACCGGTCAGCAGGTTTTCCTGCACTCTCAAGCGGGGAAATACCCGCGCCCGCTCCGGAACAAGCCTCATGCCGCGCCTGGCCCGCTCGAATGAGGGGAGCCCTTTTATTTCCTCATCCTTGAAACGGATGCTTCCCCCGCTTACCGGCGCCATGCCCATCAGTCCGCCCAGGATCGAGGTCTTGCCGGCGCCGTTGGCGCCGATGATGGAAACGAGCTCCCCTTTCTCCAGATTGAAACTTACCCCCGATACCGCGTGGATGTCCCCGTAAGAGATGGACAGGTCTTTTACCTCAAGCAGCATGGGCGCTTCCTTTCCGGCCGAGGTATGCCTCGATTACCGCCTCATTGGCGCGCACCTCCGCCGGCGTCCCTTCGGTCAGTTTGCTGCCGTGCTCCAGGACGACCAGCCTGTCGCAAAGTCCCATGGCCACCCGCATGTTGTGTTCGATCAGCAAAACCGTCAGGCCGTCCTCGCGAATGACTCGGATCAGCGCTTCCAACTGGGCGATCTCTTCGTGGCGCAGGCCGGAAAATGATTCGTCCAAAAGCAGGAGTTTGTGGCCGACGGCAAGCGCCCTCGCTATTTCCAGCCTCCGGAGATTCCCCAACGGCAGAAGGCCGGCCCGGCGTTCGGAAAGTTCGGGAAGGCCGACCTTTTCCAGCAGGTTCATTGCCCCGCGCCGTTCGGCGGGGGTCTTCCATCCTGACCAGATCTTCAACGTGCTCCGGTAGCGGGTAATTCCGCGGGCCGCGATGACGTTTTCCAGAACGGTCAGGTTGGCAAACGGTTTCACAATCTGGAAGGTGCGGCCGATCCCCAGATTGGCAATCGCGTGCGGCGCAAGGCCGTCAATGCGGCGTGCGTTCAGAAATATCTGCCCCGCCGTGGGTTTGTAAATGCCGGAGATGAGGTTGAAACAGACTGTTTTGCCGGCGCCGTTCGGTCCGAGCAGGCCGAGGATTTCACCCTGTTCGATATTGAAGCTGACGCCTTCCACCGCCTTCAGTCCGCCAAAGGATTTGGAAAGCCCGGAAATATTGAGTAACGGCCGTTTCATTTCTTCCCCCGGGGTAGTATTTTTGTAAACACCCGCCGCGCCAGGCTGTTTTCGCCCAGAATCCCGCCGGGTTGGAAGCGGATCATCAGTAACAGCAAGGTCGTATAGAAAAGGATGCGGTAGTCGATCAGGGGGCGGAAGAGCTCCGGCAGGATTCCGATGATGATGGCGCCAAGGATCGGCCCCCACAGTGTTCCGATGCCCCCCACCACGACCATGCTCAGCAGGGAGACCGACAGGGGAAACGAAAAGTCGGAAGACGAGATGAAGTGCATGAAATGGGCGTAGAGCGCCCCGCCCAGTCCGGCCATGCCGGTGCCGATAACGAAGGCCAGCAGCTTGAAGCGCACGGGCGAGATTCCCACGCTGGACGCAGCCGCTTCCTCCTCGCGCATCGCAAAGCACGCCAGCCCTGCCCACGAGCGCGTCAGCCACCAGCTTATTATCATTACGACAGCGAGAAAAAAGAGGCACAAATAAAGAAACTCCGTCCCCCGAAATTTGAGATCGAAAAGAACAACCCGGGGGATGCCGCTGATTCCCAGCGCCCCGCCGAAAAACTCGAAGTTGTTGAACACCGCCTCGACGATGAAGTTGATGCCGATCG
Coding sequences within:
- a CDS encoding ABC transporter ATP-binding protein codes for the protein MLEVKDLSISYGDIHAVSGVSFNLEKGELVSIIGANGAGKTSILGGLMGMAPVSGGSIRFKDEEIKGLPSFERARRGMRLVPERARVFPRLRVQENLLTGLYGLHRKIEVKDRIGWVHELFPILKERSRQPASTLSGGEQQQLAIARALVSDPELLLVDEVSMGLMPKLVDQVFAVLAQLNREKGLTILLVEQNALASLEISNRAYVLETGTCIFAGYAEELLKDPQLKAAYLGE
- a CDS encoding ABC transporter ATP-binding protein, translated to MKRPLLNISGLSKSFGGLKAVEGVSFNIEQGEILGLLGPNGAGKTVCFNLISGIYKPTAGQIFLNARRIDGLAPHAIANLGIGRTFQIVKPFANLTVLENVIAARGITRYRSTLKIWSGWKTPAERRGAMNLLEKVGLPELSERRAGLLPLGNLRRLEIARALAVGHKLLLLDESFSGLRHEEIAQLEALIRVIREDGLTVLLIEHNMRVAMGLCDRLVVLEHGSKLTEGTPAEVRANEAVIEAYLGRKGSAHAA
- a CDS encoding branched-chain amino acid ABC transporter permease encodes the protein MNGYLVTIATIIAINAIVASGLNVIVGFAGQISLGHAAFFGIGAYAAALLATKAGLSFWVALPGVIAITAAIGLLLGIPSLRVRDDFLAITTIGINFIVEAVFNNFEFFGGALGISGIPRVVLFDLKFRGTEFLYLCLFFLAVVMIISWWLTRSWAGLACFAMREEEAAASSVGISPVRFKLLAFVIGTGMAGLGGALYAHFMHFISSSDFSFPLSVSLLSMVVVGGIGTLWGPILGAIIIGILPELFRPLIDYRILFYTTLLLLMIRFQPGGILGENSLARRVFTKILPRGKK